In a genomic window of Glycine max cultivar Williams 82 chromosome 13, Glycine_max_v4.0, whole genome shotgun sequence:
- the LOC100796418 gene encoding uncharacterized protein, whose translation MGIFSTLFSRRTLSLSLLKIPSRPTSSQPAPTPTPTPTLAGPTKKPLHVLFTQALGLSQKPTPSDEEEEEEEETASETLTELKNNLKQLEQEIKTFKDSTKDVTLKSEKKKQKMSLFAVFTNKQREPKPKEESLAAAKKLSPDVAVFVQYLFKKGYFNDANFAKGRKNFNPDWFSNVFALGYIKFAANKFARDHREIAKWLSGSALKQVAVFGCPYPHRSGVFPAKSLRKFFEVPENTVCSGCALQQSCKFANRSVWKCDDTNNLDFLTVMKVITPYALESVHPQLEVPDEVKKSVSQLLKEVVKLSQTT comes from the exons ATGGGTATCTTCAGTACCCTCTTCTCTCGCCGCACCCTCTCCCTTTCCCTCCTCAAAATCCCTTCCAGACCCACCTCCTCCCAGCCCGCCCCTACCCCAACCCCAACCCCAACCCTTGCCGGGCCCACCAAAAAGCCCCTCCACGTCCTCTTCACCCAAGCCCTCGGCCTCTCCCAAAAACCCACCCCCTccgacgaagaagaagaagaagaagaagaaactgcCTCCGAAACCCTAACCGAACTCAAGAACAACCTGAAGCAGTTAGAGCAAGAGATTAAGACCTTCAAAGACAGCACAAAAGATGTTACCCTAAAatcagagaagaagaagcagaagaTGAGCTTGTTCGCTGTGTTTACCAATAAGCAGAGGGAACCGAAACCAAAGGAGGAGTCACTCGCTGCTGCTAAGAAGCTCTCCCCCGATGTGGCGGTGTTCGTGCAGTACTTGTTCAAGAAGGGGTATTTCAACGACGCCAATTTCGCTAAGGGGAGGAAGAACTTTAATCCTGATTGGTTCTCCAATGTCTTCGCCTTAGGCTATATCAAGTTTGCCGCCAACAAATTCGCCAGAGATCATCGAGAAATCGCCAA ATGGCTATCAGGAAGTGCCTTGAAGCAAGTGGCCGTGTTTGGTTGCCCCTACCCCCACAGGAGTGGCGTCTTTCCTGCTAAAAGTCTGCGAAAGTTTTTTGAGGTTCCAGAAAACACT GTTTGCAGTGGATGTGCACTGCAACAATCATGCAAGTTTGCGAATCGAAGTGTATGGAAATGTGACGACACCAATAATTTGGATTTTTTGACTGTTATGAAGGTTATTACTCCATATGCTTTAGAGTCAGTGCACCCCCAACTGGAAGTGCCTGATGAAGTAAAGAAGTCGGTGAGTCAATTGCTGAAGGAGGTTGTGAAACTGAGTCAAACGACCTGA